The proteins below come from a single Nitrospirota bacterium genomic window:
- a CDS encoding type II toxin-antitoxin system VapC family toxin, which translates to MVIVDSSGWIEYFTDGPLASTYARHLKDVSRLATPTIVLYEVYKKIKRERAEEDALSAASVMNRTTVVPLTESIALLAADLCLKHSLPMADAVVYATAVEKQCSLITSDGHFEDHIGVTFIRK; encoded by the coding sequence ATGGTGATCGTCGATTCGTCCGGCTGGATTGAATATTTCACCGACGGGCCGCTCGCCTCAACGTATGCAAGACATCTAAAGGATGTATCCAGGCTCGCGACACCCACGATCGTGCTTTACGAGGTGTACAAGAAAATAAAACGCGAGCGGGCCGAGGAAGACGCGCTGTCAGCAGCGTCGGTCATGAACAGAACAACGGTAGTTCCACTCACCGAGAGCATCGCCCTCCTTGCAGCCGACCTCTGCCTCAAACACTCGCTCCCCATGGCTGATGCCGTCGTCTATGCAACGGCGGTAGAAAAGCAGTGCAGCTTGATCACATCGGACGGACATTTCGAAGACCATATTGGTGTCACCTTCATCAGGAAATAA
- a CDS encoding type II toxin-antitoxin system VapC family toxin — MNGNKFLLDTNILLYIAGKRIDTTSLPQGEFFISFVTELEILSYPSRTTQEEIRLRKLLAEMPVIDATREIKDSAIALRKQYRLKLPDALIAATAQTLNATPITNDKGFDTIKEITTLAIKA, encoded by the coding sequence GTGAATGGGAATAAGTTCCTGCTTGATACCAACATCCTTCTCTATATCGCCGGGAAAAGAATAGATACAACCTCCCTGCCGCAAGGCGAATTTTTCATTTCATTTGTAACCGAACTCGAAATTCTCTCTTATCCCTCTCGTACTACGCAGGAAGAAATACGACTCAGGAAGCTGCTTGCCGAAATGCCGGTTATCGACGCGACCCGCGAGATAAAAGACTCGGCCATTGCCCTGCGCAAACAGTATCGGCTCAAACTTCCCGATGCTCTCATAGCCGCAACCGCTCAAACGTTGAACGCAACCCCGATCACCAATGATAAGGGATTTGATACCATCAAGGAAATCACAACACTGGCGATTAAAGCTTGA
- a CDS encoding PAS domain S-box protein, with protein sequence MDVFQLMGYPLFVVAVLEVLLGIVLLTHNPRKSRVNRSVAILSFVSAGYSFFTAQMYVLTSLGLPIDLVARASWIGWFAPTAALQAIYYMKQENSRAARTAGLLLYPFWSIILVLCLFTDLLEPSGYSLRPYVDHTGLLENPVRLFGALQALWVVYEYYRTRKRSTGIQRVQMNYLFAGLVIFGTGGAFLGGFLQLYVGFGIAAGLGAYFGLPWILLTFYAITRYRLFDIRLAISRTVTVIFLSAVFSGIHLLLFHVFAPVLGNNLAIVCSLSVISLIFFGTSFNRSMQERIKTIIIGHRYDYQQVLKDSIYAMLRIFDRDDLLRHIIESMKKSLEVENVRLFLKERDGSMVRRNVSGDQDRDGDVCATSADVANWIRRSGHAFLRGELEEQLPEPEARAAYDCMRKIDAELLIPLITKGQLQGFLTLGARGTGAPYLQSDIDLLETLAGQAAIAIENTLLYDEARHSRESLRESELKFRTLAQTTPSAIFIHRGGKILYANPNTERISGYTQEELLSMDFWSIIHPDFQRIVQERGRDRLSSDAVPFQYEFKIIRKDREERWVLMNATRFEYEGQPSVIGTLVDITERKALEGKLRYVQKMEAMGKLAGGVAHDFNNILAAIVGYGNLLRMKIDEDDPMREYVDEILGATERASHITQNLLAFGKKQVTNVAPGDLSDIVRMMEKMLSGLLREGVGLSLKTASGRLFVLVDKSQIERVIMNLLVNARDAMSDGGTVTIETGTMKLDSEFISTHGFGKPGLYATVSVSDTGIGMDAATRAKIFEPFFTTKGMGKGTGLGLSIVYDIVKEHAGYITAESEQGRGCLFKVHLPLAAANAEEMRPVSVHE encoded by the coding sequence ATGGATGTATTTCAACTGATGGGTTACCCGTTATTTGTCGTGGCCGTCCTGGAAGTCCTGCTTGGGATCGTGCTTCTCACGCACAATCCGCGCAAAAGCCGGGTGAATAGATCCGTTGCGATCCTGTCCTTCGTCTCGGCAGGATATTCCTTCTTTACCGCCCAGATGTATGTACTGACCTCACTGGGGCTGCCCATCGATCTTGTTGCCCGTGCCAGCTGGATCGGTTGGTTTGCTCCCACGGCCGCGCTGCAGGCGATCTATTACATGAAGCAGGAAAACAGCCGGGCTGCACGGACCGCGGGTCTGCTCTTGTATCCCTTCTGGAGTATCATACTCGTTCTCTGCCTTTTTACCGATCTGCTGGAGCCAAGCGGCTATTCTCTGCGGCCCTACGTTGACCACACCGGTCTCCTGGAGAACCCGGTCCGGTTGTTCGGGGCGCTCCAGGCCCTGTGGGTCGTCTATGAATACTACCGCACCAGGAAACGATCGACTGGCATACAACGCGTTCAGATGAACTACCTCTTTGCCGGCCTCGTGATCTTCGGCACGGGAGGCGCGTTCCTCGGCGGCTTTCTACAGCTGTATGTGGGGTTCGGCATCGCCGCGGGACTCGGCGCCTATTTCGGCCTGCCCTGGATCCTGCTCACGTTCTATGCCATTACCCGCTACCGATTGTTCGATATCCGGCTGGCCATATCGCGCACGGTCACCGTCATTTTTCTCTCAGCGGTCTTTAGCGGTATTCACCTGCTCCTGTTCCATGTGTTCGCCCCGGTTCTCGGCAATAATCTCGCGATAGTATGTTCACTTTCCGTCATCAGCTTGATCTTCTTCGGCACATCGTTCAACCGGAGCATGCAGGAGCGGATCAAGACAATTATTATCGGACACCGGTATGACTACCAGCAGGTACTGAAGGACTCCATTTATGCGATGCTCAGGATCTTTGACCGCGATGATCTGTTGCGCCATATCATCGAGAGCATGAAAAAGAGCCTGGAGGTGGAGAATGTCCGTCTTTTCCTGAAAGAACGCGACGGCAGTATGGTGCGTCGGAACGTCTCCGGCGATCAAGACAGAGACGGGGATGTCTGCGCCACCAGCGCCGATGTCGCGAACTGGATCCGGCGGAGCGGGCACGCCTTTCTTCGGGGAGAACTGGAGGAACAGCTGCCCGAACCTGAGGCCCGTGCGGCATATGACTGCATGCGGAAGATCGATGCCGAACTGCTCATTCCCCTGATAACCAAAGGACAGTTGCAGGGTTTCCTGACCCTGGGAGCACGGGGAACGGGAGCTCCCTATCTGCAGAGCGACATTGATCTCTTGGAGACGCTGGCCGGCCAGGCCGCCATCGCCATCGAGAACACCCTGCTCTACGACGAAGCGCGTCACTCGCGCGAGTCCCTTCGGGAGAGCGAGTTGAAGTTCCGGACCCTGGCCCAGACAACGCCCTCGGCTATTTTTATCCATAGGGGAGGCAAGATCCTGTATGCGAACCCGAACACGGAGCGCATCTCCGGATATACGCAGGAGGAGCTTCTGTCCATGGATTTCTGGAGCATTATTCATCCTGATTTTCAGAGGATCGTTCAGGAGCGGGGACGCGACCGTCTCTCCTCCGATGCAGTCCCATTCCAGTACGAGTTCAAGATCATTCGAAAAGACCGCGAGGAGCGCTGGGTGCTGATGAACGCAACGCGCTTTGAGTATGAGGGCCAGCCCTCCGTGATCGGAACGCTCGTCGACATCACCGAACGAAAAGCACTCGAAGGGAAGCTGCGGTATGTTCAGAAGATGGAGGCTATGGGGAAACTGGCCGGAGGCGTGGCGCATGATTTCAACAACATTCTGGCCGCCATCGTGGGCTACGGAAACCTTCTGCGCATGAAGATAGACGAGGACGACCCCATGCGTGAATATGTGGACGAGATCCTGGGTGCGACCGAGCGCGCGTCGCATATTACGCAGAACCTCCTTGCCTTCGGGAAAAAACAGGTGACGAACGTCGCGCCAGGGGACCTGAGCGATATCGTCAGGATGATGGAAAAGATGTTGTCCGGACTCCTCCGCGAGGGCGTCGGGCTTTCGCTAAAAACTGCCTCCGGTCGGCTGTTCGTGCTGGTCGACAAAAGCCAGATCGAGCGCGTCATCATGAACCTGCTGGTGAACGCGAGGGACGCCATGTCCGACGGCGGGACTGTCACCATCGAGACCGGCACCATGAAACTGGACAGTGAATTCATCAGTACCCATGGTTTTGGCAAACCGGGGTTGTATGCAACTGTTTCGGTCAGCGACACGGGTATTGGCATGGATGCGGCGACCAGGGCAAAGATCTTCGAGCCGTTCTTTACGACCAAGGGTATGGGAAAGGGCACCGGATTAGGTCTTTCGATCGTGTATGATATTGTCAAAGAACATGCAGGGTATATTACCGCGGAGAGTGAGCAGGGCAGGGGCTGTTTGTTCAAGGTCCACCTGCCGCTGGCCGCGGCAAATGCGGAAGAGATGAGACCGGTATCAGTTCACGAATGA
- a CDS encoding HD domain-containing protein, whose amino-acid sequence MKTSLLATLRFKIAFFIVILLLITASLFSLITIQTMNRHILDEVIKRAESLCKSMAALAPYSILSSDLLGIDNIVSKAKDANSDVEYVAVTNAEMKILAHTDVARRGETFVPYPRDIFKENQDGTRVYEVQPASEKLLEIVAPILFDNKQIGNVIIGINNSVLYHARAETRRKILAGFGITLLLGIGCIIVLSSVITRPIKELTRGVDELKQGRQARLRIYSQDELGNLTESFNRMTELITDQQARLGTYATELEEAYVSTVTVLSAAIDARDPYTLGHSTRVAQLTRKIGAAIGLPHQELEDLEIASLFHDVGKLKTPDFVLLKEGPLDPQEHREIANHSENGAAILGRAPSLQKYMPAVRHHHEWFNGEGYPDGLRGDDIPLFAAIIAVADAFDAMTSARPYKSALSREEALRELALFSGRQFNPRLVEVFHEVIESVALPAVLEQRMTNA is encoded by the coding sequence ATGAAAACATCACTGCTTGCCACATTACGATTCAAAATTGCGTTCTTTATCGTCATCCTGCTTCTTATCACTGCATCCCTTTTTTCTCTTATTACGATCCAGACGATGAACAGGCACATATTGGACGAGGTCATAAAAAGAGCGGAATCCTTATGCAAAAGCATGGCGGCCCTGGCGCCATACAGCATTCTCTCCAGCGATCTGCTGGGCATAGATAATATCGTCTCCAAAGCAAAGGACGCAAATTCCGATGTGGAATACGTTGCAGTCACCAATGCCGAGATGAAGATTCTGGCCCATACCGATGTTGCACGGCGGGGGGAGACATTCGTGCCGTATCCCCGCGACATCTTCAAAGAGAATCAGGACGGCACTCGCGTGTATGAAGTTCAGCCCGCGTCGGAAAAGTTGCTGGAAATCGTTGCCCCTATTCTCTTTGACAACAAACAAATAGGCAATGTCATTATCGGGATCAATAATTCCGTTTTGTACCATGCACGGGCCGAGACCCGGAGAAAGATCCTGGCGGGATTCGGCATTACCCTGCTCCTGGGCATCGGGTGCATCATCGTTCTGTCCTCCGTCATAACGCGGCCCATCAAGGAGCTCACCCGGGGTGTCGATGAACTCAAGCAGGGAAGACAAGCAAGGCTCAGGATCTATTCGCAAGATGAGCTCGGCAATCTGACCGAGAGTTTCAACCGGATGACCGAACTGATCACGGATCAGCAGGCACGGCTCGGCACCTATGCGACGGAACTGGAAGAGGCGTATGTTTCCACGGTCACGGTGCTTTCCGCTGCCATCGATGCCCGCGATCCGTATACACTCGGACATTCCACGCGGGTCGCTCAATTGACCCGTAAGATCGGAGCGGCGATCGGGCTTCCCCATCAGGAGTTGGAAGACCTCGAGATCGCCAGTCTGTTCCACGATGTGGGGAAATTGAAGACTCCCGACTTTGTTCTGCTCAAGGAGGGTCCGCTGGACCCGCAGGAGCATCGCGAGATCGCGAACCACAGCGAGAACGGCGCCGCGATCCTGGGCAGGGCGCCGTCTCTTCAAAAATACATGCCGGCGGTCAGGCACCACCATGAATGGTTCAATGGTGAAGGGTATCCCGACGGCCTCCGGGGGGACGACATCCCGCTCTTTGCGGCCATCATCGCCGTGGCTGACGCCTTCGATGCCATGACATCGGCCCGGCCTTACAAAAGTGCGCTCTCCCGTGAAGAGGCTCTCCGGGAGTTGGCCCTCTTCTCGGGAAGACAGTTCAATCCCCGCCTTGTCGAGGTGTTCCACGAGGTGATCGAGTCCGTTGCCCTGCCTGCAGTTCTCGAGCAAAGGATGACCAATGCGTAA
- a CDS encoding response regulator has product MGTDTNDGKQARLMIKKDVIINTSIKGYTVEISEGDILLYSPVPFTLGRIIELSFSLVDGVPPIKLRARVQTVQEGVGVGVSFTGINQADKEWLKRFIEEKVSAQSVKQESPAGDTRKKVLLVDDSVTARATYKNKLVLSNYNVREASSGMEAIKSITEDIPDLIVLDMQMEGMDGTKFLQFMRSNDTWKNVKVIMLSGRITPQETDRISSMGVSSILSKMTTTPNKLAGQVKQILGV; this is encoded by the coding sequence ATGGGAACTGACACAAACGATGGCAAACAAGCCAGGCTCATGATCAAAAAGGACGTGATAATAAATACTTCCATAAAGGGATATACCGTGGAGATAAGCGAGGGAGACATTCTCTTATATTCACCTGTCCCCTTTACCCTGGGAAGGATCATAGAGCTGAGTTTTTCCCTTGTCGATGGAGTGCCGCCGATAAAGTTGCGGGCACGTGTTCAGACGGTGCAGGAAGGGGTGGGGGTCGGTGTGTCATTTACGGGTATCAATCAGGCTGACAAGGAGTGGTTGAAAAGATTTATCGAGGAAAAGGTGTCTGCCCAGTCAGTGAAACAGGAGAGCCCTGCTGGTGATACAAGAAAGAAGGTTTTGCTTGTCGATGATTCAGTCACCGCGAGAGCAACGTATAAAAACAAACTGGTCCTTTCCAACTACAATGTAAGAGAGGCGTCAAGCGGGATGGAGGCCATAAAGTCAATTACTGAAGATATCCCTGATCTTATCGTGCTGGATATGCAAATGGAGGGCATGGACGGGACAAAGTTTCTCCAGTTTATGCGCTCGAACGATACATGGAAAAATGTAAAAGTTATTATGCTGTCCGGAAGGATAACCCCGCAGGAGACCGACAGGATCTCATCAATGGGCGTGTCGAGCATTCTTTCCAAGATGACGACCACTCCAAACAAGCTTGCGGGCCAGGTAAAGCAGATATTAGGGGTGTGA
- a CDS encoding DNA alkylation repair protein: MTAQKIRKRLRQLASREKAKVLQGFFKTGTGEYGEGDIFLGVVVPDIRRVAKEFSDTPLGEITTLLASTVHEERLLALLMLVSAYARGNDALKKKIFSLYLKNTKYINNWDLVDLSAPNIVGSHLWDKSRKPLYAFAKSKDLWKRRIAILSTFAFIRQNDFDDSLGIAKVLLTDDHDLLHKAVGWMLREVGKRDIAAEEKFLQQHYKKMPRTMLRYAIERFPEGKRRKYLDGKV; encoded by the coding sequence ATGACCGCGCAAAAAATCAGAAAACGTTTACGACAGTTGGCGAGCAGAGAGAAGGCAAAGGTCCTTCAGGGGTTCTTCAAGACCGGGACGGGCGAGTACGGGGAAGGGGACATCTTCCTCGGGGTCGTGGTCCCGGACATCCGGAGGGTGGCAAAGGAATTTTCTGACACGCCGCTCGGCGAGATCACGACGCTGCTTGCCTCAACCGTTCATGAGGAACGCCTGCTTGCGCTTCTTATGCTGGTCAGTGCATATGCCAGGGGCAATGACGCCCTGAAAAAGAAAATCTTCAGCCTTTATCTCAAGAATACAAAGTACATCAACAACTGGGACCTCGTGGACCTGTCGGCCCCGAATATCGTCGGGTCACATCTCTGGGACAAGAGCAGGAAGCCGCTCTATGCGTTCGCGAAATCAAAGGACCTGTGGAAGCGGCGGATAGCCATCCTATCGACGTTTGCGTTCATCAGGCAGAACGATTTTGATGACTCGCTCGGGATCGCGAAGGTCCTGCTGACGGACGATCACGATCTTCTTCACAAGGCGGTGGGATGGATGCTGCGTGAGGTGGGGAAGCGTGATATAGCCGCAGAGGAAAAGTTTCTTCAACAGCACTATAAGAAAATGCCGCGGACTATGCTGCGCTATGCCATTGAAAGGTTCCCGGAAGGGAAAAGAAGGAAGTATCTGGACGGAAAAGTGTGA
- a CDS encoding type II toxin-antitoxin system MqsA family antitoxin has translation MKCVFCGGETKKLTVTFSYEEGDKYFLVEHVPAEVCERCGEKTYSPDVTDELLKFAKNKFKPVKKLEVPVFDFAEAC, from the coding sequence ATGAAGTGTGTTTTTTGCGGAGGCGAAACAAAAAAATTGACGGTGACATTCAGCTATGAGGAGGGAGATAAGTATTTTCTCGTTGAGCACGTCCCCGCTGAGGTTTGCGAGCGATGCGGCGAAAAAACTTATTCACCTGATGTCACGGATGAGTTGTTGAAATTTGCGAAAAACAAATTCAAACCCGTTAAGAAACTGGAAGTGCCTGTTTTTGATTTTGCTGAAGCGTGTTGA
- a CDS encoding nucleotidyltransferase domain-containing protein, whose protein sequence is MDADIEAIRTWAKSQPIVKRVWLFGSRIRGNERPDSDLDIAVEHDCLPGDSDAFTTAIFEKNNWHLQLQPLVSLIIDLQSYISGMTPIVEAGLNDSSMLIYERRDA, encoded by the coding sequence ATGGACGCTGATATTGAGGCAATCAGAACCTGGGCTAAATCTCAACCCATAGTCAAGCGAGTGTGGCTCTTTGGAAGTCGCATTCGCGGCAACGAAAGACCAGATAGCGATCTAGATATTGCAGTTGAACATGATTGTCTTCCGGGTGACTCAGATGCCTTTACTACTGCAATTTTTGAAAAGAATAATTGGCATCTTCAACTTCAACCACTCGTTAGCCTCATCATAGATTTGCAATCTTACATTTCTGGCATGACTCCAATAGTTGAGGCGGGGCTTAATGATTCTTCAATGCTTATTTACGAAAGGAGAGACGCTTAG
- the radA gene encoding DNA repair protein RadA, translating into MKPAKTKTVYVCQSCGSQSPRWMGKCPDCGAWNTMVEERMEKPKDIGSAKRSGGSEPVLLGEIQARDEDRFVTKIGELDRVLGGGIVSGSVVLIGGDPGIGKSTLVLQMLRQVSELRGKALYVSGEESPAQIKMRAQRLGVKTDNLYVLAETQLEEIIHAADGLEPQVLVIDSIQTMFTSELPSAPGSVGQVREVSGRLMIHAKRTGMPTFLIGHVTKDGAIAGPRVLEHIVDTVLYFEGDKGHSFRILRAVKNRFGSTNEIGVFEMKESGLTEVSNPSEIFLAERPADATGSVVVSSLEGTRPILAELQALVAPSKLTMPRRTCIGVDFNRVSLLLAVLEKRVGMHLMGMDVFVNIVGGLKVDEPAIDLGIIAAVASSFREKAINARTVVMGEVGLAGEVRAISQAESRLKDAAKLGFTRCVLPALNVEKMEKTAALKKMELMGVRTVDEAMERLF; encoded by the coding sequence ATGAAGCCTGCCAAAACCAAGACGGTATATGTTTGCCAGTCCTGCGGCTCCCAGTCTCCCCGATGGATGGGCAAGTGCCCCGACTGCGGCGCATGGAACACCATGGTCGAGGAGCGCATGGAGAAGCCCAAGGACATCGGGAGCGCGAAGCGCTCCGGAGGATCGGAGCCGGTCCTTCTGGGAGAGATCCAGGCCCGGGACGAAGACCGGTTCGTCACGAAGATCGGCGAGCTCGACCGCGTGCTCGGCGGCGGGATCGTCTCCGGTTCCGTGGTGCTGATCGGCGGCGACCCGGGCATCGGCAAGTCAACACTCGTGCTCCAGATGCTGAGACAAGTTTCCGAGCTCCGCGGCAAGGCGCTGTATGTCTCGGGCGAGGAGTCGCCGGCGCAGATCAAGATGCGCGCCCAGCGGCTCGGGGTCAAGACCGATAACCTCTATGTGCTGGCCGAGACGCAGCTTGAAGAGATCATCCATGCGGCTGACGGACTCGAACCCCAGGTCCTGGTCATCGATTCCATCCAGACCATGTTCACCTCGGAACTTCCGTCCGCGCCGGGCAGCGTGGGCCAGGTGCGCGAGGTCTCGGGCAGGCTCATGATCCACGCCAAACGCACGGGCATGCCGACGTTCCTCATCGGCCACGTGACCAAAGACGGCGCCATCGCCGGGCCGCGCGTGCTCGAGCATATCGTCGATACGGTGCTGTACTTCGAAGGGGACAAAGGGCACTCCTTCCGCATCCTGCGCGCGGTCAAGAACCGCTTCGGTTCCACGAATGAGATCGGCGTGTTCGAGATGAAGGAAAGCGGTCTGACCGAAGTATCCAATCCCTCGGAAATATTCCTCGCTGAACGGCCCGCTGACGCGACCGGCTCGGTTGTAGTCTCATCGCTCGAAGGCACGAGGCCGATCCTGGCGGAACTTCAGGCGCTGGTGGCCCCTTCAAAGCTCACCATGCCCCGGAGGACCTGCATCGGCGTGGATTTCAACCGTGTGTCGCTCCTGCTCGCGGTGCTCGAAAAGCGTGTGGGCATGCACCTCATGGGAATGGACGTGTTCGTGAACATCGTAGGAGGGTTGAAGGTAGACGAGCCGGCCATCGACCTCGGCATCATTGCCGCCGTGGCATCGAGCTTTCGAGAGAAGGCGATCAATGCCCGGACCGTGGTCATGGGCGAGGTGGGTCTTGCCGGAGAAGTGCGGGCCATCAGTCAGGCCGAATCACGTCTCAAAGACGCGGCAAAGCTCGGCTTTACGCGCTGCGTGCTGCCGGCGCTGAATGTCGAGAAGATGGAGAAGACCGCTGCGCTTAAAAAGATGGAACTGATGGGCGTGCGTACCGTGGATGAGGCGATGGAGAGGCTGTTTTGA
- a CDS encoding SWIM zinc finger family protein — MSKRAKKTLSELTWADLEAWAGTKIVSRGTSYQKSGAVRDLARTSDGGLLAWVRGSRNYATKAALEKGRLSSDCSCPYEGTCKHAVAVVLEYLDRLKKKADVPLANADDDRFSLLEDASLAWEDDEDNVDFDEDDEEYEDDDLIPEAERVLAGIEASLKKKSKQELQATLSGILKSHPELKKELGFARPTPGKKDCAALTKSVTKAIVMISSEPAWRNYWKHTGHTPDYSPVRDGLQRLLDEGCPDDVVRLGEKLFVKGIEQVEQSHDEGETATELSETMPIVFKALAKCSLSDTDKLEWAVDFVLRDDYDLCSGADEFLQRRFGKKAWSELADRLLARLRAMKPETGEGAFSRDYNRDRLSGEVIRAMENAGRADEAIGLCLREAEATGSYERLVRKLRKAGRTTEAEEWIRKGVTATQNKLPGIASSLKKELLELRQRKKDWPFAAALRADDFFEQPGLKTFEELQVAAEKARFGPKVRGACLEFLETGVYPGDKAGWPLPDTGFGKPEKPRREKPPFADTLIDIAISEKRIDDVLRWYDIQKQRANAWFGSHRDDEVASAIAHKYPDRAIAIWKKIAEGLIAQAKVGAYSEAVAYLKKVRQALDGPGRAAEWAAYLAALTEANKRKPRLVEMLNVLSGKPILSK, encoded by the coding sequence ATGAGCAAGCGCGCCAAGAAAACACTGTCTGAGCTCACCTGGGCCGATCTTGAAGCCTGGGCTGGAACAAAGATCGTATCCCGCGGGACATCGTATCAAAAGAGCGGCGCCGTGCGGGACCTGGCCCGTACCTCCGATGGCGGTCTGCTCGCCTGGGTGCGGGGCTCGAGAAACTATGCGACAAAGGCGGCGCTCGAAAAGGGGCGGCTTTCGTCGGACTGCTCCTGCCCCTACGAGGGGACCTGCAAGCACGCTGTCGCGGTGGTGCTTGAATATCTTGACCGCTTAAAGAAGAAAGCCGATGTGCCGTTGGCTAACGCGGATGACGACAGGTTCTCTTTGTTGGAGGATGCGTCTCTTGCATGGGAAGATGATGAGGATAACGTTGATTTTGATGAAGACGATGAAGAATATGAAGACGATGACCTCATCCCGGAAGCGGAGCGCGTGCTTGCAGGTATAGAAGCCTCCCTCAAGAAGAAGTCGAAGCAGGAATTGCAGGCCACGCTTTCCGGCATTCTGAAATCACATCCCGAACTGAAGAAGGAATTAGGATTTGCTCGACCAACACCGGGGAAAAAGGACTGCGCCGCGCTGACCAAGTCCGTTACGAAAGCCATCGTCATGATCAGCAGCGAGCCGGCATGGCGCAACTACTGGAAGCACACCGGGCACACGCCCGACTATTCGCCTGTACGCGATGGGCTTCAGCGGCTTCTCGACGAGGGTTGTCCGGACGACGTGGTGCGGCTGGGGGAGAAGCTTTTTGTGAAAGGCATTGAACAGGTTGAGCAATCTCACGACGAAGGTGAGACAGCGACCGAGCTCTCCGAAACCATGCCGATCGTTTTTAAGGCCCTTGCGAAATGCTCACTGTCTGATACGGACAAGCTGGAATGGGCTGTTGATTTCGTTCTGAGGGACGATTACGATCTTTGCAGCGGGGCAGATGAGTTCCTGCAGCGCAGATTTGGGAAAAAGGCGTGGAGCGAGCTGGCAGACCGTCTTCTTGCAAGGCTTCGAGCTATGAAACCTGAAACGGGAGAAGGGGCTTTTTCCCGTGATTACAATCGTGATCGCTTATCCGGCGAAGTTATCCGGGCTATGGAGAATGCTGGACGAGCAGATGAAGCCATTGGCCTGTGTTTACGGGAGGCGGAAGCGACCGGAAGCTATGAGCGTTTGGTAAGAAAACTCCGCAAGGCAGGCCGCACGACCGAGGCTGAAGAGTGGATTCGCAAAGGGGTGACGGCAACACAGAATAAATTACCGGGTATTGCGTCCTCCCTGAAGAAGGAACTGCTGGAGCTCCGGCAGCGGAAGAAAGATTGGCCGTTCGCCGCGGCGCTCCGTGCTGATGACTTCTTTGAACAGCCAGGCCTGAAAACCTTCGAGGAGCTTCAGGTTGCCGCTGAAAAAGCAAGGTTTGGGCCCAAGGTCCGGGGCGCTTGCCTGGAATTTTTGGAAACGGGCGTCTATCCGGGTGATAAGGCCGGTTGGCCCTTGCCTGACACCGGTTTCGGGAAACCTGAAAAGCCCCGTCGTGAAAAGCCGCCTTTCGCTGACACTTTGATAGATATCGCCATTAGCGAGAAGCGCATTGATGATGTTTTGCGCTGGTATGACATTCAGAAACAGAGAGCAAACGCCTGGTTCGGATCGCATCGAGACGACGAGGTGGCGAGCGCTATTGCTCACAAATACCCCGACAGGGCTATTGCCATCTGGAAAAAGATCGCCGAGGGGCTCATCGCCCAGGCCAAGGTCGGCGCTTACAGCGAGGCCGTCGCTTATCTCAAAAAAGTGCGTCAGGCCCTGGACGGGCCCGGCAGGGCTGCTGAATGGGCCGCCTATTTGGCGGCCCTGACAGAGGCGAACAAGCGAAAACCCCGGCTCGTGGAGATGCTGAACGTCCTTAGCGGAAAACCGATCCTTTCGAAATGA
- the smpB gene encoding SsrA-binding protein SmpB, with the protein MTEKKKDNAVATNRKAFHDYFVEETVEAGIALQGTEVKSLRLGHANLTDSYAMVKNEEMYLFNANISPYTHGNLANHEPLRTRKLLLHKEEIRKLTWKMSQKGFTLIPLKIYFVRGRAKVLIGLAKGKKSFDKRDTIKANEAKREMDRVVKERNR; encoded by the coding sequence ATGACAGAAAAGAAAAAGGACAACGCGGTCGCGACGAACCGCAAGGCATTCCACGACTACTTCGTCGAAGAAACCGTCGAGGCCGGCATCGCGCTTCAGGGCACGGAGGTGAAGTCCCTGCGCCTGGGTCACGCGAACCTGACAGACAGCTATGCCATGGTCAAGAATGAAGAGATGTACCTGTTCAACGCGAACATCAGTCCCTATACCCACGGCAACCTGGCGAACCACGAGCCGCTCCGGACGCGCAAGCTCCTGCTGCATAAAGAAGAGATCCGCAAGCTTACCTGGAAGATGTCGCAGAAGGGATTCACGCTCATCCCGCTCAAGATCTATTTCGTACGCGGCAGAGCCAAGGTGCTGATTGGGCTCGCCAAGGGCAAGAAGTCCTTTGACAAGCGTGATACGATAAAGGCAAATGAAGCTAAACGCGAAATGGATCGGGTTGTAAAGGAACGGAACCGGTAA